The Glycine soja cultivar W05 chromosome 3, ASM419377v2, whole genome shotgun sequence genome window below encodes:
- the LOC114406542 gene encoding UPF0481 protein At3g47200-like has protein sequence MAHSNNSCSLSETEYEMVKHIIDIPDLEELRLSECSIYKVHYNLRKVNEEAYTPQWISIGPIHLDKQELNPMQEHKKRYFHCFWERVSNEQAMRNFKHHLETKEDHIRHCYADKFPDIPKEKFVDMLLLDAVFIMELLLRNCEWKSNSFKHEHEYKHTKSFRVRHSDDLILTQSWLSRNITRDMILIENQIPFFVLQKLYDDVVPGDNKKEEHTAGFVDLAIEYFAFYDTQMSSSDETKRVLDKNQSRKNYFSGAIRSSKRPYSKSKSKDRYSKSAKHFTDLIRYFYLPSDWVRNSGCALHVLRTATKLQDSGVSFEKDVERRLLDLTFEKKPILSSFLCFGCLPYLKHFKARFRIPQLKVDHTTECVFRNLIAFEQCHYPEKPYICNYVSLIDSLIHTQLDVELLVEKEVIVHELGSDKEVAVLVNGLSKHVVANTTCYYETINELNKHYQNIWNRTMAALWLVYFRDPWRASSTMVGIVVLVFAVFQFIRAARAVLGYDKF, from the exons ATGGCACATTCTAACAACAGTTGTTCATTATCTGAAACCGAATATGAGATGGTGAAACACATCATCGACATTCCAGACCTAGAGGAGCTAAGGTTGTCGGAGTGCAGCATCTACAAGGTTCATTACAATCTCCGAAAAGTGAACGAGGAAGCCTACACCCCTCAGTGGATCTCAATAGGCCCAATTCACCTCGACAAGCAAGAACTCAATCCAATGCAAGAGCACAAGAAAAGGTATTTCCACTGTTTCTGGGAGCGTGTCTCCAACGAACAAGCCATGAGGAACTTCAAACACCACCTCGAAACGAAAGAAGACCACATTCGACATTGCTACGCCGACAAATTCCCCGACATACCCAAAGAGAAGTTCGTGGACATGTTGCTGTTGGATGCTGTGTTCATCATGGAGCTCTTGCTGAGAAACTGTGAGTGGAAATCAAACAGtttcaagcatgagcatgagtACAAGCATACCAAATCGTTTCGAGTGCGACACAGCGACGATCTCATCTTGACACAGTCATGGCTCAGCAGGAACATCACTAGGGACATGATCCTTATAGAGAATCAAATACCCTTTTTTGTGCTGCAGAAACTCTATGATGATGTTGTCCCTGGTGACAACAAGAAGGAGGAACACACTGCAGGGTTTGTTGATCTTGCTATTGAGTACTTTGCTTTCTATGACACCCAAATGTCTTCTTCTGATGAAACCAAACGTGTTCTTGACAAGAACCAGTCGAGGAAAAACTACTTCAGTGGCGCTATTCGAAGTTCCAAGAGACCTTACAGTAAGTCCAAGAGCAAAGATAGGTATAGCAAGAGTGCAAAACACTTTACCGATCTGATAAG GTACTTTTACCTTCCCAGTGATTGGGTGCGCAACAGTGGTTGTGCCCTTCATGTCTTAAGAACCGCAACAAAGTTGCAAGACTCAGGAGTGAGCTTTGAGAAAGATGTGGAGAGAAGGTTGCTAGACTTAACCTTTGAGAAGAAGCCAATTCTGAGTTCCTTTCTTTGCTTTGGTTGCTTGCCATACTTGAAACACTTCAAGGCACGTTTTAGGATCCCCCAGTTGAAGGTGGACCACACAACCGAATGTGTGTTCAGGAACCTCATTGCCTTTGAGCAGTGTCACTACCCTGAGAAACCCTACATTTGCAACTACGTTTCTTTGATTGATTCTCTTATTCACACTCAGCTTGATGTGGAGTTGCTTGTTGAAAAAGAAGTGATTGTGCATGAACTTGGGAGTGATAAGGAAGTGGCGGTTCTTGTTAATGGTCTAAGCAAACACGTGGTGGCGAACACAACGTGTTACTACGAGACGATAAATGAACTCAACAAGCATTACCAGAACATTTGGAACCGTACCATGGCGGCGTTGTGGTTGGTGTACTTCAGAGACCCTTGGAGGGCAAGTTCCACCATGGTGGGGATTGTTGTGCTCGTTTTTGCTGTGTTCCAATTCATACGCGCTGCGCGTGCAGTGTTAGGGTATGATAAATTTTAG